A stretch of Mya arenaria isolate MELC-2E11 chromosome 14, ASM2691426v1 DNA encodes these proteins:
- the LOC128216529 gene encoding low affinity immunoglobulin epsilon Fc receptor-like has translation MTTAQKLNQLSQKVNLLEAKVDYEMLNLKQDLETFVANVIDMITSDICGICVNNTNTVLTKSDAHNNQEGLTRQEKGDTSKMQGFKLQIRQAFAKEKLFLGEFNTDITEKTKRMETKIDDFNKLLRESDSKQEHMFERAAQLSEGVDALNASLNESNENTAHLETEMAKMKKENVEVGGMLKEFENNLTRMNQNYESMESDVNNLKREFNETLVDMAKSIDRVKKMFSKGRTACFDLKGKILNTNCYVELNEKYNFVKAVQKCSELISGDHSKLLEIESKEENDFIAKNFKNKGKWLGGSDKKSEGTWYWISDQRVWTESDFKAWHAGEPNDDNDGEDCLHLKASGTWNDIPCNSELTVVCEFKLDWN, from the coding sequence ATGACTACTGCACAGAAATTAAATCAGCTTAGTCAAAAAGTGAATTTACTTGAAGCAAAAGTTGATTACGAAATGTTGAACCTGAAGCAAGATCTTGAGACCTTTGTGGCAAACGTGATTGACATGATAACAAGCGACATTTGTGGCATATGTGTTAATAACACTAATACAGTTTTAACCAAATCTGATGCACACAATAACCAAGAGGGACTCACAAGACAGGAAAAAGGTGACACAAGCAAAATGCAAGGTTTCAAATTACAAATTCGGCAGGCCTTTGCTAAAGAGAAACTTTTCCTGGGTGAGTTTAATACTGATATCACGGAGAAGACAAAACGAATGGAAACTAAAATTGACGACTTCAACAAACTACTCAGAGAAAGCGATTCGAAACAAGAGCATATGTTTGAACGCGCTGCACAATTGTCTGAAGGAGTTGATGCACTAAATGCTTCATTAAATGAGTCAAACGAAAATACCGCACATCTTGAGACAGAAATGgcgaaaatgaaaaaagaaaatgttgaagtGGGAGGCATGTTAAAAGAGTTCGAAAACAATCTCACTAGAATGAACCAAAATTACGAAAGTATGGAGTCAGATGTAAATAATCTTAAAAGAGAATTTAACGAAACTTTGGTTGATATGGCGAAATCAATTGACAGGgtcaagaaaatgttttctaaagGACGCACTGCTTGTTTCGACTTAAAAGGTAAAATACTGAATACAAATTGTTACGTAGAgcttaatgaaaaatataattttgtaaaagctGTCCAGAAGTGTTCAGAACTGATTTCGGGGGATCACTCAAAGTTGCTTGAGATCGAATCTAAAGAAGAGAACGACTTTATTGCTAAAAACTTCAAGAACAAGGGGAAATGGTTGGGTGGATCTGACAAAAAATCTGAAGGAACCTGGTACTGGATTTCGGATCAGCGTGTTTGGACGGAGAGTGATTTCAAAGCTTGGCATGCGGGTGAACCAAATGACGATAATGACGGGGAAGACTGTTTACACTTAAAGGCTTCCGGGACATGGAACGATATACCATGTAACTCGGAGCTGACGGTTGTTTGTGAATTTAAATTAGATTGGAACTGA
- the LOC128218263 gene encoding low affinity immunoglobulin epsilon Fc receptor-like gives MAVHYVGVLVALFAASTTAHKLNQLSKKVNLLEAKVDYEMLNLKHDIETVVVNVSDMMSGDFCGICVNNTNTVLTKSDADNNQGGLTRQEKGDTSKMQGFKLQIRQAFAKEKLFLDEFKTDITEKTTRIETKFDDFKQLLRESDSKQEHMLGRTAQLSEGVDALNASLNESNENTAHLETEMAKMKKENVEVGGMLKEVENTLTRMNQNYESMKSDVNNLKRAFNETLVDMAESIDMIKKMFSKGRTACIDLNGKILNTNCYVKLDGVYNFAKAVQKCSDLISWDHSKVVEIESREENDFIAKNFDNEEIWLGGSDKNSEGTWYWISDRRVWTRDDFKAWNIREPNNDNGGEDCMHLQSGGKWNDGHCHIQMTVVCEFKLD, from the coding sequence atgGCGGTCCATTATGTAGGAGTACTTGTAGCATTGTTTGCTGCGTCTACTACTGCACATAAATTAAATCAGCTTAGTAAAAAAGTGAATTTACTTGAAGCAAAAGTTGATTACGAAATGCTGAACCTGAAGCATGATATTGAGACTGTCGTGGTAAACGTAAGTGACATGATGTCAGGCGATTTTTGTGGCATATGTGTTAATAACACTAATACAGTTTTAACCAAATCTGATGCAGACAATAACCAAGGGGGACTCACAAGACAGGAAAAAGGTGACACAAGCAAAATGCAAGGTTTCAAATTACAAATTCGACAGGCCTTTGCTAAAGAGAAACTTTTCCTGGATGAGTTTAAAACGGATATCACGGAGAAGACAACACGAATAGAAACTAAATTTGACGACTTTAAGCAATTACTCAGAGAAAGTGATTCGAAACAAGAGCATATGCTTGGACGCACTGCCCAATTGTCTGAAGGAGTTGATGCACTAAATGCTTCATTAAATGAGTCAAACGAAAATACCGCACATCTTGAGACAGAAATGgcgaaaatgaaaaaagaaaatgttgaagtGGGAGGCATGTTAAAAGAGGTCGAAAACACTCTTACTAGAATGAACCAAAATTACGAAAGTATGAAGTCAGATGTAAATAATCTTAAAAGAGCATTTAACGAAACTTTGGTTGATATGGCGGAATCAATTGACAtgatcaagaaaatgttttctaaagGACGCACTGCTTGTATCGACCTAAATGGTAAAATACTGAATACAAATTGTTACGTAAAGCTTGATGGAGTATATAATTTTGCAAAAGCTGTCCAGAAATGTTCAGACCTGATATCGTGGGATCACTCAAAGGTGGTTGAGATCGAATCTAGAGAAGAGAACGATTTTATTGCTAAGAATTTCGACAACGAGGAGATATGGTTGGGTGGATCTGACAAGAACTCTGAGGGAACCTGGTACTGGATTTCGGATCGGCGTGTTTGGACGAGGGATGATTTCAAGGCTTGGAATATACGGGAACCTAATAATGATAACGGCGGTGAGGACTGTATGCACTTACAATCTGGCGGAAAGTGGAACGATGGACACTGTCACATTCAGATGACGGTTGTTTGTGAATTTAAATTAGATTAG